AAATGCCCGGACTCTCGGGCGAAGAGGCCCTGCCGCTCTTGCGCCAGGCCTGCCCCGAAGCCGAAGTGCTGGTGCTCACCGGCCACGCCTCGGTCGACATCGCCGCGGCCATGATCGCCGGCGGCGCGGCCGATTACCTGCTAAAACCCTGCCCCACCGAGGAACTCGAAGGCGCCATCCGGGCCGTGTTCGACCGCCGCCAGGCGACAAAGCCACGATAGGAGGGAAGAGAAAGGATGCCTCCGGCGGCCG
The sequence above is drawn from the Solidesulfovibrio fructosivorans JJ] genome and encodes:
- a CDS encoding response regulator, whose translation is MADPIRVLIVDDEERFRETLSKLLSRHGFAVRDAGGGEAALNLLAEAPCDVIVLDVKMPGLSGEEALPLLRQACPEAEVLVLTGHASVDIAAAMIAGGAADYLLKPCPTEELEGAIRAVFDRRQATKPR